The Winogradskyella schleiferi genome contains the following window.
CGTCATGCCTTCTACACCATTAATTTGCTCCTCGATAGGTACAATAACACTCTCTAAAACGGTCTCTGCATTTGCACCTGTATAATTTGCAGTTACCTTAATAGTTGGTGGTGCAATATCTGGATATTCCTCTATCGGTAGGCTAGTTATACTAATAACGCCTAGTAAAACTATGATAATAGAGATTACTGTTGAAAGCACTGGTCTTTCAATAAATGTTTTTAACATGATAAATATTATGTTAGTTGATTATTTAATTTCTGAATAAGGTCGCTACAGGTTTTATAGCATCTTCAAAAGAAGTTTCTTGAGGAGAAATAGTCATTCCGTTTCTTAATTTACCAACTCCAGATACTACTATTTTATCGTTTGTTGTTAAACCAGATTCTACAACGTAAAGATTATCAACGGTTCCTTTTACTTTTAGAATGGTAGTTGCTACTTTATTGTCTTCGCCAAGCTTAAAAACCATAATGTTTCCTTGCTGGTCAAAAGTTGAAGACTGTGGTACAACAATAGCGTCTTTGTATTCTATCGGAAATCTAATTTTACCACTGTTACCGTTGGTTAAAATTTCGTTTGGATTTTTAAAAGCAGCTCTAATTTGAATCGTTCCTGTATTTTGATTAATCTGACCAGTACTGGTTTGAATACGTCCTTTTTCAGAATATGCTTTACCATTAGCCAATATTAAAGTTAAGTCTGGTGCATTTTTAATACGTTCTGCTTTACTTTTACCTTCCGAGCGTTGTAAATGATCAATATATTGTGCTTCGTTAAAACTAAAAAAAGCGTAAACTTCGTCTATTTGGCTCACCGTAGTTAATGGTGTTGCATCACTTGGACTAATTAAAGCACCTTCTCTAAAGTTAATAGCACCAACAAAACCATCGATTGGACTTTTAATGGTAGCGTAACCAATATTTGCTGAAACACCACTTAAATTTGCTTGTGCTTGTGCTAAATTTGCTTTTGCAGTTTCTAATTGTACTGGACTAATAATGTTTTTGTCCACTAGCGGAATTAATTTATCTACCTCCACTTGTGCCACATTAACTTGTGCTTGTGCTGCACCAGCATCTTGACTTAAAGATTGCGTTTCTAGTTTAAATAATACTTGTCCTTTGCGTACTTTTTGTCCTTCGTCTACATATACTTTTTCTATATATCCAGAAGTTTTTGCTCTTACATCACTATTTACTTTACCTTCTATAGTTGCAGGGTAATCAGTATAACCAGTTACTGTTTTAGTTTCTAATTGAGAAACAGGAAAAGGTGCAGGAGGTGCTTCAGCTTTTGCTTGGTTTTGCTCACTGTTTTCACAGCTTACAATAACTAAGAAAATACCTAGTAGTGCTATGCTATTTAATATTCTATTTGTATTCATTATTTTAAAGGTTGAATTTATTTTTGATTAGATTTTCTTTTAGTTCTTTCATTGATACCGAAGCACTTGCAATAAATTTGAGGTAATTATTATGAAATGTTAGGTCGAATTTCTCATCTTCTTCGGTTGCATGCTCATTTATAGCTTCTTTATAAGTTTTCATTTCCAGATGAAGCACCTTAACAGATTCCCATTCATCAATCATAGTATCGATATGGTTTAATACCGAATCTTTATTAACTACAAAGTACTTTTTACGGTCACCCGTTTTAGTGAAGTATTCTATTTTTTTTAAGTCTTGCAAATGGTTTAAGTGTGTAGATATTGTGCTCTTACTTGCGCATAAGACTTCAACCATCTCATCGAAAGTTGTACCTCGTTTCCCTGTTAAAATAATGTACGCCATTATGCGTGCTGCAACAGGCGCTAAATTATTTTTACTTTCTAAATGGACACCTAGCTTTTCTACAAGGGCCATTTTTTTGCTACAGATTTCTTTAGTCATAATTAAACTCTAAAAAATTACTCTGCAAATATATAATTTAGTTCGGAACAAACCGAACTAAACGAAGTTAAAGTGTTGTTAAAAGATTTAAGAGGACTATCTTAAGGTCTTAAATAGTTGCTAAAAGCTTATTGGTATCGGTAATTATAGGATTAACTTTCTCTGAATCATAAGCATCTGGATGGGCATTATTAAAACTTCCTTTATCATTATCAAAGTACCGCCCAGATTTATTAGAATGAATAGAATCGATTGCCAAAGAGTACAATATATCAACCCCTTTTTTAGCTGGCGACCAATGTTGTCCGTAAGCTTCTTTTGCCATTTTAGTATTTAATAATGAGCCAGGATTTACTGCAATGGTCGTAAAATTTGGATGTTCTTCTGCGAAATGAAAAGACCACATCGTTAGTGCTAGTTTACTTTGCGCATAGCTTTCGCTTGAATTTACTGTGGCTTCACCATTAAGGACAAATGATTTGAAATTAGCTGTTATAGTAAGGCGTTATTAGATTTGTTGAATTGTTAAATATTGTAGTTCTCCTTTATCAAAGAGCTTTTGATAATATCGCTTAAACGAGCCCATTCTTTTAATAATATAGTATTTATAAGTGGAACGGATTCAACCTCTTTATAATTAGTCTTTACCTTTTTTTTTATCCAAATGATTTTCAGATACACAAAAACCTGAAGAAATAGATGTTGTTTTTCGGTTATTTGTAAGACGAAATATGATGGGAAATTTGCCATCTTTTCTTATCCTTCTTTGGTCTAAAACAGAATTTATATAGGTATTCATATACCTAAGTTAGGGAAAAAATTTGCAAACATTTCCTTGATATCAAATGATATGATTTGATGTTGAATACTATTAAAATACTGATTAACAATATGTTAATGTTTTTATTGAGTTGCTTTATTGATTATTTTTTCTGCTCATAATCAGGTGGTCCTTGGTTCGAGCCCAAGTGGGACCACACACAAACAGAAGCCTTACAGAGAAGTAGGGCTTTTTTTGTGGTATCAGGTTAAACATTTTTGGATTATCTATGATTTTGTAGATGATCCAAAACAATTCATAGTTTTTTTCAATTGGTTTAGCGAGGACTATCTCTGATGCGTGAGTTTTAAAAGTGCTTATAGTTAAGAAACATCAACTTGTTGTACCGTTTTTCCTTTTGTTGCTAAAAGGCGTAAGTCTTCAAAAATTAGATATAGACAAGGTACTATTACCAGTATAATGGCTGTGGCAAAAACAATACCAAAACCTAAGGAAATTGCCATCGGAATCAAATAAAAGGCTTGGCTCGACGTTTCTAAAATTATTGGCGCAAGCCCTCCAAAAGTTGTCAGGGTGGTTAACATAATTGGACGAAACCTTCTGAGACCTGCTTCATGTATGGATTCGTAAATAGAATTACCCTCTTTTCTAAGTTTATTGGCGTAATCGATCATAATTAACGAGTCGTTGACCACAACACCCGATAGTGCAATGACACCCATAAGACTTACTAAAGACAGATCATAGCCTAAGAGAATATGTCCAATGACTGCACCTACGATGCCAAATGGAATGGCGGTCATAACAATTAAAGGTTGTAAGTAACTGCTAAAGGCGATGGCCAATAAGGCGTAAATCAATAACATGGCAATAGAAAATCCATATTTTAGAGTATTGGTACTTTCGCGCATATCCGCTTGACTGCCTTCAAAAGTCCAAGTAATCCCTGGAAAATCTGCTCTTAATTGTGGCAATGTTTCATTCTGTACCGAGTTAATGACACGACCTACAGAATTTGCCGGTTCCACATCCATACCCACATTTACAACTCTACGACCATCTCTTCTATTAATACTGGTAAAAGCTTCCCGTTCTTCGATTTTAACCACATCCATAAGGGGAACTTCGATACCATTAGGTGTTCGTATGAGAAATTTTTCTAGGTTTTTAATATCTTTTCGTTCTTCTATTGGTAGTTTTACACGAACTTCTATTTCGTTCATGCCTCGCAATTGTCGCATGGCTAAAGCACCGAAAAAACCATCCCTAACTTGCCGTCCTACTTCGTTGGATGTTAGGCCTAAATTTCTTCCTTGTGGTAAAAGTTTAAAGTCGTACTGCAATTTACCTTTGTTGTAATTATCGGTGACATCGCGCGTGTTGGAAAATGCTTTCATTCGCGCTACAAATGCCGCACTTGCACGTTCCAAGACATCAATATCAGAGTGACTCAAGTCTATACTGATATCTTGCCGAGCACCACCAGGACCACGTTCGGCTTCAAAAGTTATCTGATCCACCCCTTCAATATCCCCAATATTATCTCGCCATAATGCGATGACTTCTGCCGCTGTAATATCGCGTTGGTCTGGTGGTAACATTACAATTTCTACATCAATAAAATTTTGGCCACGAACATTGGTTTTTATGCCTTCTGCAACTTCATAGAGGTTGTGTTCCTCAAACATACGTTGCGTTGATTGGGAAACGGCGTGCGCAACTTTTGCCGCTTGATCTGGCGTTGTGCCCACAGGTAGTCGTACTCCAGCTTCAATTTCGTCAGCAGCGACTTCGGGCATCATGATCATTCCCATATGTCCACTAAAACCATAGCCACCAACAATGAGCAGAAGCGTTACTGCGGCGCTAAAAGTGATATACCGATATTTTAAACAAAAGTCAAGAAAGGGACGATACCGATGATCTATAAATCTATCGAAACCATTGGCAAAAGAAAGTTGCCAACCTTCCAATTTCACTATCCATTTATGTTTGCTGTTTTTTTTCTTAAGATGCGCTAAATGTGAAGGCAAAATAAAAAAAGCTTCAAGTAAGGAAACCGCCAAGATGACAATAACAACAGCAGGGAGCGGTTGCCAGAACTTTCCTGTTTCGCCAGGCATAAACAATAAGGGTACAAATGCGATAATCGTTGTAATAATACTGAAGGTAACTGGTAAAGAAACGTCTTTTGCACCAGCAATAGCCGCTTTCATTGGACTCAGACCCTTTTTTCTGTATTCATAAACGTTTTCACCCACAACTATTGCGTCATCCACTACAATTCCCAGCACCACGAGAAAACCAAACATGGAAATCATGTTGATGCTGATACCAATTAATGGCAATAAAATGATACCACCGATAAATGAAACAGTCATACCCATCATTACCCAAAAGGCTAAGCGATACTCTAAGAAAAGCGTTAATATAATTAACACTATGATGATTGCTAACACCCCGTTTTCGGTCAATAAGGATAAACGTTCTTTGTAGTCTGCAGCTCGGTTGCTATCGGTTCGATATTTGATACCTGGAGGCAATTGATAATTTTCCATGATGTTGTGCGTGACATCAGCAATATCTAAAGGCGATTGATCTCCAATTCTAAAAATTCGCAGTTCTACATAATTTTCTTGGTTGAATTGTCCGTGGAATCCTGTTTCTTCAAAACCATCGGTGATTGTAGCTATATCACTTAAAGTAATATTGGCGCCTTCTTCAGAAGACACAATAGAAATTTCACCATATTCTTTGGCCCATTGCTTACGCTCTTGCATGCGAAGTAAAATTTCTCCACTTTGAGTTTGCACCGCACCTGCAGGGACATCATTACTGCTTTGTTCTATAATGTCTGCTACCTGACCTAGTGTTAAGTTGTATTTCTGGAGGTTTAGCCTAGGAATTTCAATTCGGGTTTCGTATTCAGGTACATTACCTAATTCAACTTGTGTAATCTCTGGATTACTAAGAAGTATATTTCTTAACCTTTCGGCAACCTCTCTCAATGTCCAGATATCTGCATCACCATAAAGGCCTATTTGTAAAACATCCCTTTGACGGGATTGTAGTCTTACTTCAGGTCTTTCAATATCATCAGGAAACGTCCGAATACGGTTAATAGCTTGGTCAATATCCTGAAAGACTTGCATTCGCTCTGAACCAGCCACGAGCTCTATACTAATTTCTGCAGAGCCTTCGCTAGCTTCCGATACGACTTCTTTTATACCTTGCACACCTTGTACTGCTTCTTCTACGGGTTGCAGCACACCTTGCTCAACCTCTACAGGAGATGCTCCTGGATAAGCCACGGATACTTCCACAAAATCGAGCTGAAATTCGGGGAAGACCTCTTTCTGAATGTTATACATGGTAAATAAGCCTCCAACGAGGAGTAGCATCATCAACAAGTTTGAGGCAATAGAATTTCTTGCCATATACGCAATGGCCCCTTCTTTTCTAATCGTCTTGTCTTTTTTTTCCTTTTCGCCCATTTTTCCTATTGCTCCATTACATTTACTGATGACTCGGTCGATGTGCGCAATTCAATACCATTACTTACCGTACTTAAATCGGAAATCACTACTTTTTCATCGTCTTCTAAACCCTCACGTATATAGGCATGTGTGTCGTCTGTTAGGACGATATCTACCTTTCTAATTTCTAATTTATCGTCTTTCATTACCCAAACCGTTTGATTACTTCTAATATAGTCACGGTCAAGTTTTACGACATTGGCCACGGCATCTGCTTGAATATTTACTTCCACAAAAGTACCTATCATTAATTTTGGTTGACCTTTCTTTTCTTGGGTTGTCGCTAATGGATCATTTACTTTAATCATCACCCTTGCCAATCGCGTCTGGTCATCGAGTGCTCCTATCTGTCTGTCCAAATACCCTTCGCGATACGCGTCATTGGCCCAGGCCGATGAATTTTCAATACGCACGAAAGCGCCTTTATCACTTTCTTGGTTAGGAAAACTTAACCATTGTAACTTCGATACAGGAACAGTAGCTAAAACCCAATAGAATTCAGTACCCACAATACGGCCCAAATCATCACCTTGGGCAATCAGCGATCCTTCCGTTACGTTCTGGCTTAAAATATGGGCATCAAAGGGTGCTCGTATCGTTGTACGTTCTAGATTTAACCTTGCCTGTTTGACAGAGGCTTTTGAAGCTGCAATAGTTGCTTTTACCGCATTGAGTTGGGGCTTTCTAAGCACCAATTGCCGTTCTTCTTCAGAAAGCGGATTGTTTCCGAAGAGTGAATCGCTTGTAATGAGCTCTAAGTCTTGTTCTGCGATTTGTTGACGGCCCATTTCAGTATCTAATGTGGTTTGTGATTGCAAATATTCGCTTTTGCGAAGTTCAAGGGTATTGCGATAATCGGAAGGATCTATTTGTAAAAGCACTTGGTTTTTTTTCACGAAACCACCTGGAGTAAAAGCAGGATCTCTGCGGACAACTTGTCCAGAGACCAAAGGGCTTAAATTCACATCTTCAACGGGTCGAACTGTCCCAGTGGCGACTATAACTGGATTAAAAGTGTCTTTTTTAACCTCTATGACTTCAACTAAAATAGCGGTTTCTATACTTGCGCCTTCTCTTTTGGCTTCGGGTTCTGTTGAAAAGATAAGTATTGTTATAAGAATACCTGCACCAAGAATGGCCAGGCAAATCCAAAGTATTTTTTTACTGTTCATAAAATCCTATTCCTTAGTTTCTTAATTATCTAATGTTCTATCGATTTCAAACCCACCTGCCAAAGCTCTATACAATCCAATTCTGACCTGAATTTGCTCTAATTGTGTAGCTACATAATCTCGTCGCAACTGCTGCTCTTGATCTAAACCCAGAAGGACATCTAAATATGGGCTAAAGCCATTTAAGAATTCTACACGTAATTGTTTGTTACTTTGAGTAGCTAACTCTAATTGACGCGCAATATTCTCTAACCGTTTTTTTTGCATTACGTCTTGCACAAGCCCATTTTCTACTTCCTGAAAGGCAACCAATGTCGTTTGTCCGTATTCATATAATCTTTGTTGTTTAACAGCTTCTGTTCTGCTAACTTCGGCTTTTAGTTGACCACCATAAAATATGGGCGCCAACAAATTCCCGGCTAAGGAGTAAGCCCAATTGTCAAAAAGATTGGCGAAATTATTGGATCGCAGCTGTCCTTGTGTGTTTATTGAAATTCTAGGATACTTATTTCGCACGGCAAATGCCATGTCTCGGTCAGCAGCAAGCAATAGTGCATATGACCGTTGCAAATCGGGTCTACGACGAACCAGTTCCAATGGCATTCCTGTTTGGGGAAGCTCTATTAAACGAGGTAAATCTGAATCAGCAAGAGTTATATTTTCCTGAGGCTGTCGTCCTAAAAGGACCGCTAATTGATTTTCTAACAAGCGGACGTTAGCACTGAATATAATATATTGCTCTTTGGTGCTTTCTAACAATTGCGTTTGTCTTAAAATATCAACTCCTCGAATTTGACCACCAACAAAGCGTGATCGCATCAGTTTTATGATATCTTCATTAGTGTCAATCTGTTCTTGGGTTATTTTTAGTTGTTTTTTTGCCGCTAACAATTGATACCAAGTTGTCGCAATTTCTGCAGAGAGAGAGATTGCCACAGTGCGGTAATCATAAAGACTTGCCTCTGCTCTGAATTTTTCGGCCTGTACAGCCGTTTTTATTCGACCCCATAAATCTAATTCGTACGAAGCCGATATACCAAGCTGTGTATTTTCCCCTCCTCTAAAATCATTTACAGGAAAGTTTTCGGCTGTTTGGGCTGTAGCCTCGATTTGAGGCCATTTGTTAGAAGTCTCTCTAGATACAACGGCATTAGCAGCTACAAATTGCTGCCAAGTGGCCGCCAAATTAAAATTACGCTGCATGGCACTATCAATCAACGTATTTAGTCGTTCATCTTCGAAGACCGTCCACCATTTGTCTTCTATGACAACTTGGCCAGAATTGGAGAATTCCTGTAAGTCTTCAATTGGAAGATTTATATTTGAATAGCGAGGGGAACAAGCTAAAGAAAGCAAAAACACAACGCATATAAAAGGCGTTAATATTTTTATGCGCTTTTTAAATTTGAAGGACGTCTTGGTATTCAAGAAGGTTGCTTTAAGAGTTTTTTATTGACGTTTAAAGCTAAGATAAATTTTTATTTAGTATTTATATCTTAAGGAATACTTAATTATTCTACAGCTGCTTATTGCTATAAAGATTCTATCTTTTAAATTATTAAAAAGATACTTTTAAAAATAGTTTTAAAGGCGTTATAAGTGTTTTGTTTATTTAGAACATCCAAACTTTTTTAATTTAATAAGTTTACTATTGCCGAATATAGACTGTACATAGAAAATGGGTTATAATTAAATAATAACTTTTGCCGGTTTTAATATAGAATAGTAAAAAGGGTATTTTTTTATTGTCATCCATACTTTTGCAACTTTGTAACAATAACTAAGTTTTCCCGACAAACCCTAATAAAACCTATACTTTGAATCTTATAACAAATCCCATAACACCAGAAGATAAAGAAGCCTTGCTGCAAGCAAAGACTAGCATGCACAATTTAGGTTGGGCAATTCGCAATGTTAATAAAATAGGGAATACCGTAGAGACAGGAGTTAGACATGTGCCAGAAAAAGTACTGCTAAAGGTGCAAAGTATAACCGAATCGGTATTACTAAAAATTATTAAGGCTAATTTGTTGACCATAAAAAAGAACCAAACGTTTAAAAAGCCATCAAAAAACACTTATAAAGGCATCGTGACAGGTACAGGTGCTTTAAGTGGTTTTTTTGGTTCTACTACAGGTTTCGGTACTGCTATTTTTGCTTCTGAAGTTACAATTACGACTAAATTTTTAATGCGTACTATAATGGATATAGCTCGAAGTGAAGGTGAGGATATTTATACGTTGGAAGGCCAAATGGCATGTTTGCAAGTTTTTGCACTTGGTGGAGACGCTGCAGATGATGATGGTATGGAAATGAGTTATTATACCACACGTATCGCATTAAATTCGGCTTTAAATAAGGTATCCGCATCAGGTATAAAAATGGGTTTGGATAGTTTGGTAAAAGGAGCAAGCGTTTTGGGTTCTAACGCTATGGGTAATTTTTTATCTAAAATTGCTACGAGATTAAGTCTTCTTATTAGCGAGAAATTTTTGGCTCAAGCCGTTCCCTTTGTTGGTGCGGTTGGTGGAGGTGGCCTAAATTATGTGTTCGTAGATCATTTTCAGAAGATGGCTAGCGCACATTTCACGATTAGACGCTTAGAACGAAAATATGGTGAAGACGTCGTGAAATTACATTATAAGAATGATAGTCCATTGTAGGTATGCTTATCTAAACTTAAAATGTGCAAACGTTTCGATTCAGAAATTTAGGGTATAAATAATAAGTCTTATATTAATAGTTCCAATTATTAATTAGTAATTATAACATTTAATTTTAGTTAAAATTTTAAAAAAAAATAGATAAAATCACATAGAAGTGTGCTTTTTAATAGAATTTGGAGTGTTTTTAACTAGACATTGATACAAAAAAACCTCAATCTACCAATACATGAACACAACAAAAAATAATTTTCCCTCTATTTACAAGGTGTTGAGGCCTTTTGCTGCAATACATTTTCTTATTCTGACGGTTTAACGGTATTTTTTACCATTTCAACTTATAATTCAATTTTAAGAGCGTAATTTATCTGATTTTTTGATCTATTGGGCTAAAAACCCGTTGATTATCAATGTTGTATGTAATTTGTAGTGGCACATTATAGATAAGTAGCTTACATATTAGTTAGATTTGAAACATATCATCTAAAAAGATACTGCTATATTCTTTTTAGGATTAAGGGGCTAATTAATGGAGAGTTTATTACTATTTGCGCTATTATCATTTTTTGTATCTTTTATTTTAGTATCGTTTCTGATTCCTAAAATTAGCTGGGTCGTAAAAAGCCGAAATTTGATTGATCACCCAGATCAAAGAAGTTCACATAAAAGCTCTACACCTACAATGGCTGGTGTCTCATTTTTCCTGGTATTAATTTTCTTGTTAAACATCATTTATGTATGGGATACTGAGCAAATTGGTATAAGCTTGATTGCAGCGACAGCTCTAATGTTTGCAATTGGATTAAAAGATGATTTAGTCGTTTCAACACCAAGAGCCAAAATCATTGGTGAAATCATGGCAATTCTAATTGTAATATTTTGTAATTGCTTACAGGTTAATTCTCTTCAAGGGTTTTTAGGAATTCAGGAGGTGTCCATTTTTCTGTCTAGCGGTATAGTCGTAATAATGATATTGACCATTATTAATGCCTATAACATGATTGATGGTATAGACGGTTTAGCCTCTGGTATTGGTATAGTAATTTTTGGCGTCTACGGATTTCTATTCTATATCGCCAGTGCTTACTTTTATTTTCTGCTATGTCTAGGTTTAATAGGTATCTTATTGGCTTATTTAAGATACAACCTGTCTCTAACTAAGAAGATTTTTATGGGAGACACGGGCTCATTGATCATAGGATTTTGTATTGGTTTCCTTTCCTTAAAATTTTTAGCAATGGACACGTCAGAATTAGCTAAATACGCCTTTAAAAACGAAAATAAATTTATAATAATTGGTGCTATTTTCTTCATTCCATTGTTTGACACTTTAAGAGTTATCTGTGTGCGATTATTAAATAAGAAAAGTCCATTTAAA
Protein-coding sequences here:
- a CDS encoding Arm DNA-binding domain-containing protein — translated: MNTYINSVLDQRRIRKDGKFPIIFRLTNNRKTTSISSGFCVSENHLDKKKGKD
- a CDS encoding glycosyltransferase family 4 protein is translated as MIDHPDQRSSHKSSTPTMAGVSFFLVLIFLLNIIYVWDTEQIGISLIAATALMFAIGLKDDLVVSTPRAKIIGEIMAILIVIFCNCLQVNSLQGFLGIQEVSIFLSSGIVVIMILTIINAYNMIDGIDGLASGIGIVIFGVYGFLFYIASAYFYFLLCLGLIGILLAYLRYNLSLTKKIFMGDTGSLIIGFCIGFLSLKFLAMDTSELAKYAFKNENKFIIIGAIFFIPLFDTLRVICVRLLNKKSPFKPDNNHIHHILINRGLTHLKASMFLCFLNLLIAITLIILSTNFGSYIMLGFMMLYFVFFLVVFHLLKINIGKKSHFKHAISVFQSLF
- a CDS encoding GbsR/MarR family transcriptional regulator, translated to MTKEICSKKMALVEKLGVHLESKNNLAPVAARIMAYIILTGKRGTTFDEMVEVLCASKSTISTHLNHLQDLKKIEYFTKTGDRKKYFVVNKDSVLNHIDTMIDEWESVKVLHLEMKTYKEAINEHATEEDEKFDLTFHNNYLKFIASASVSMKELKENLIKNKFNL
- a CDS encoding efflux RND transporter periplasmic adaptor subunit, translating into MNSKKILWICLAILGAGILITILIFSTEPEAKREGASIETAILVEVIEVKKDTFNPVIVATGTVRPVEDVNLSPLVSGQVVRRDPAFTPGGFVKKNQVLLQIDPSDYRNTLELRKSEYLQSQTTLDTEMGRQQIAEQDLELITSDSLFGNNPLSEEERQLVLRKPQLNAVKATIAASKASVKQARLNLERTTIRAPFDAHILSQNVTEGSLIAQGDDLGRIVGTEFYWVLATVPVSKLQWLSFPNQESDKGAFVRIENSSAWANDAYREGYLDRQIGALDDQTRLARVMIKVNDPLATTQEKKGQPKLMIGTFVEVNIQADAVANVVKLDRDYIRSNQTVWVMKDDKLEIRKVDIVLTDDTHAYIREGLEDDEKVVISDLSTVSNGIELRTSTESSVNVMEQ
- a CDS encoding EcsC family protein, with amino-acid sequence MNLITNPITPEDKEALLQAKTSMHNLGWAIRNVNKIGNTVETGVRHVPEKVLLKVQSITESVLLKIIKANLLTIKKNQTFKKPSKNTYKGIVTGTGALSGFFGSTTGFGTAIFASEVTITTKFLMRTIMDIARSEGEDIYTLEGQMACLQVFALGGDAADDDGMEMSYYTTRIALNSALNKVSASGIKMGLDSLVKGASVLGSNAMGNFLSKIATRLSLLISEKFLAQAVPFVGAVGGGGLNYVFVDHFQKMASAHFTIRRLERKYGEDVVKLHYKNDSPL
- a CDS encoding TolC family protein, producing the protein MNTKTSFKFKKRIKILTPFICVVFLLSLACSPRYSNINLPIEDLQEFSNSGQVVIEDKWWTVFEDERLNTLIDSAMQRNFNLAATWQQFVAANAVVSRETSNKWPQIEATAQTAENFPVNDFRGGENTQLGISASYELDLWGRIKTAVQAEKFRAEASLYDYRTVAISLSAEIATTWYQLLAAKKQLKITQEQIDTNEDIIKLMRSRFVGGQIRGVDILRQTQLLESTKEQYIIFSANVRLLENQLAVLLGRQPQENITLADSDLPRLIELPQTGMPLELVRRRPDLQRSYALLLAADRDMAFAVRNKYPRISINTQGQLRSNNFANLFDNWAYSLAGNLLAPIFYGGQLKAEVSRTEAVKQQRLYEYGQTTLVAFQEVENGLVQDVMQKKRLENIARQLELATQSNKQLRVEFLNGFSPYLDVLLGLDQEQQLRRDYVATQLEQIQVRIGLYRALAGGFEIDRTLDN
- a CDS encoding efflux RND transporter periplasmic adaptor subunit, whose product is MNTNRILNSIALLGIFLVIVSCENSEQNQAKAEAPPAPFPVSQLETKTVTGYTDYPATIEGKVNSDVRAKTSGYIEKVYVDEGQKVRKGQVLFKLETQSLSQDAGAAQAQVNVAQVEVDKLIPLVDKNIISPVQLETAKANLAQAQANLSGVSANIGYATIKSPIDGFVGAINFREGALISPSDATPLTTVSQIDEVYAFFSFNEAQYIDHLQRSEGKSKAERIKNAPDLTLILANGKAYSEKGRIQTSTGQINQNTGTIQIRAAFKNPNEILTNGNSGKIRFPIEYKDAIVVPQSSTFDQQGNIMVFKLGEDNKVATTILKVKGTVDNLYVVESGLTTNDKIVVSGVGKLRNGMTISPQETSFEDAIKPVATLFRN
- a CDS encoding efflux RND transporter permease subunit translates to MGEKEKKDKTIRKEGAIAYMARNSIASNLLMMLLLVGGLFTMYNIQKEVFPEFQLDFVEVSVAYPGASPVEVEQGVLQPVEEAVQGVQGIKEVVSEASEGSAEISIELVAGSERMQVFQDIDQAINRIRTFPDDIERPEVRLQSRQRDVLQIGLYGDADIWTLREVAERLRNILLSNPEITQVELGNVPEYETRIEIPRLNLQKYNLTLGQVADIIEQSSNDVPAGAVQTQSGEILLRMQERKQWAKEYGEISIVSSEEGANITLSDIATITDGFEETGFHGQFNQENYVELRIFRIGDQSPLDIADVTHNIMENYQLPPGIKYRTDSNRAADYKERLSLLTENGVLAIIIVLIILTLFLEYRLAFWVMMGMTVSFIGGIILLPLIGISINMISMFGFLVVLGIVVDDAIVVGENVYEYRKKGLSPMKAAIAGAKDVSLPVTFSIITTIIAFVPLLFMPGETGKFWQPLPAVVIVILAVSLLEAFFILPSHLAHLKKKNSKHKWIVKLEGWQLSFANGFDRFIDHRYRPFLDFCLKYRYITFSAAVTLLLIVGGYGFSGHMGMIMMPEVAADEIEAGVRLPVGTTPDQAAKVAHAVSQSTQRMFEEHNLYEVAEGIKTNVRGQNFIDVEIVMLPPDQRDITAAEVIALWRDNIGDIEGVDQITFEAERGPGGARQDISIDLSHSDIDVLERASAAFVARMKAFSNTRDVTDNYNKGKLQYDFKLLPQGRNLGLTSNEVGRQVRDGFFGALAMRQLRGMNEIEVRVKLPIEERKDIKNLEKFLIRTPNGIEVPLMDVVKIEEREAFTSINRRDGRRVVNVGMDVEPANSVGRVINSVQNETLPQLRADFPGITWTFEGSQADMRESTNTLKYGFSIAMLLIYALLAIAFSSYLQPLIVMTAIPFGIVGAVIGHILLGYDLSLVSLMGVIALSGVVVNDSLIMIDYANKLRKEGNSIYESIHEAGLRRFRPIMLTTLTTFGGLAPIILETSSQAFYLIPMAISLGFGIVFATAIILVIVPCLYLIFEDLRLLATKGKTVQQVDVS